The Vanacampus margaritifer isolate UIUO_Vmar chromosome 15, RoL_Vmar_1.0, whole genome shotgun sequence genome contains the following window.
tttctgtggtGATTTTTAAATCCCGTGTGTGTCTTGTCTTGCAGGTGTCTGGTATAGTGGGAAGGGCCGATCTATTGGCTTGTCTGCTCTTCTTGCTAGCGTTCCTTTCCTATGTAAGGTAAGGTGAATTCAAACCACCTTTGACATAAATGAACGCACAGTAGGAAGAAGAATTTGATAGTACAAAATGGTCAGTACAGATAAACTTAGgcgacccaaaaaaaaaaacgccaacaTTATGAGTGTTGTCTTCCCCTCAGGAGCGTCGGCATGAACACATCTGAAGACTCGACACCCTCAACAGTATCTGCAGGCTCTCTGCTCATCAGTTTGCTGCTGGGCACCTGTGCCATGTTGGTGAAGGAGACGGGCATCACCGTGTTCGGGGTTTGCATGTTTTACGATGCCCTGGTCCTCTGCGGCAAGCCTCTCTTCAGGTAAGCACGaaaaacattttgcattcaCGCTCCTTCATGGCTCACACCATGTCGACCATTCTTCTCTGTTCCGCAGGCACCTGTCTGGATCTGGCTTTAGACAACTTCTCCAGATCTGGAAACCCTTCATCAAACGAGCCTGTGTTGTCTCCAGCTATGTGAgtgttcatttcatttaaaaaaaatttttttaattaaatatgatgaatgtttattatacatttaatcTTGTCTGTAGCATGTCCTTCACAACGTAGCAGGTGGTCTCATGTTTGAGGTACTAATGAAtgatttttgcccattttcagGTAGTGGCCATTGTATCAGTCCGACTATGGTTAATGGGAGGTTCTATGCCTCTTTTCTCTGAACAAGACAATCCTGCTTCCTTTGCACCTCACTTGCTGACTAGGTCagtggtacacacacacacacacacactcactccaTCATAGAATGAAGGAGAATTTTGAGACGTGTGTTTCTTGAACTCTTAAgtcagttttatttacttcctgtagCAGCTGACCTTCACTCACTTTGCAGCATTTTTCTCAATACAATGTCACCATTGTGACAAAATTGCTTTCGTTTACATTCTCTCTTCAATCTTAAATCCTCCCATGATCGCAATGTGTGTTTTCTGTCTATTCATCAATTTCTTCTATTTCaagggtctgcaacctgcggctttGGAGCCATATTTGGCTTTTTAGTCCCAATCCTGtggatctctttttttttttttaaggaaaaaaatgagttattattattattatttctagataaaatattgttgaaatgaattaaatatttggtttaaaaattttatattaaaaaaatgtcaacatttttaagttgtcagaaaaagagagacgaaaggatgatgaaaatgttttaaaaatttgcttgaaatgtccaaaaaggaagtgaAAAAGCAGAAACCcgtaaaatgtccatgaaattgcaaaaaaaaaagtcagaaaattgaataaaaaatgcaaaaacgaaaacatttgaaaagtaactacagaattatcacaaaaaaaaatcctgaaaattaccataaaatgtccacaagtaCTCCGAAAATTAATTTAAGAATAGGCGgggaagaaaatgttcaaaaagtaaccataaaatgtccaaaaacaaaagaaatcccgaaaaaGACTATAAtatatccataaaaaaatgcatgaaaaaaaaaggttgctgacccctgttgTCTTTCTATGTCTTTGTCTCCTCAGAATTTTGACCTACTCTTACCTGCTGTACTTCAACACCTGGCTGCTGCTGGCCCCCGTCGTGCTATGCTACGACTGGCAAGTGGGCAGCATCCCTCTTGTAGAGTCGCTGAGCGACATTCGCAATATGGCCACCGTGCTAATTGCTGTCGTGACGGTCGCTCTCGGTCTGCATTGCGTCCATTCATTGCAGGTAAATCCACATTTTGACTTAAGATTAGATTTTGTGGACCCTTGCCACGCTATCAAGTCAGGGGAAGAGAAACTTcactttttacttgattttgtcTCTCTGTTGTCTTATTCCAGAGACAAAAGCGTAAAGAGGTGTTGATGGGACTCTTGTTTCTGGTGTTTCCTTTCATTCCCGCAAGTAACCTTTTCTTCAGGGTGGGATTTGTGGTGGCCGAAAGGGTTCTTTACATGCCAAGGTGAGTATGCCTGGCTTGTTGTTTATTCCATTACAGTCTTTAGAAACAGCTTGCATTTTCTGCTCTTGCTTCTTGAATTCATTGAATTTGCCCTCCAACTCCACCCTTGCAGCATGGGTTACTGTATCCTGGTGGTTCACGGCCTCAGTCGTCTCTTATCGTTGGTGGGCCGTTTTGGCACCACAGTCCTCAGTGCCTTCATGCTATTGCTGCTACTGCTCTTTTCCTGGAAAACTGTTCAGCAGAACAAAGTCTGGCTTTCCAGGGAGGCCCTTTTCAGGTAAGTGCGCAGTATCACAGACTCTGAAAGTCAACCTATAGTATCATTGGGGCTTTCAAAAATCATCAGGGATTTTATTAGCTTGCATTTTTGCTCAAGTCACTCCTTCCGCGCATCATGCAATCATGAGAAAGTTGTGATGCTACTGCTAGTTAttatctcatttgctcccaaaaacgtataaaaacgttctattttgtgtgttccaacgacgtatttatacgtttttttatgcttgagcatacagaaggctttgaagcagcctctcgactgcaaagaacggttgaagaaattgtagttattacacaaacggccggcaggtggcagcagagcaaaagagatcaatcagggccatgttggaaaaaaatctcttttacTCGCAtatctaaatagatttgtgaataataatgaaatttagctatattctaatgatagaaatataaaaaaaaatcgtgatgaaagaagagactaatctttcttttgggaggttccatgtttttatggcaataaacacaatattctgtgagccttgcaaaatcagtcaaaatccagtaaaacagccgggagcgaaggggcttgcttcagtgaaaatggctgtgagtgaatgagttaacacccATCAGCAAGTAATATGATTAAATTATTACAAATGATAATTATTCCTCTTGGTCTTGTTTCAGTTCCGGTATCTGGACTCTACCCCACAATGCCAAAGTCCACTACAACTACGCCAACTTCCTAAAGGACAGCAGTCGGCACCAAGAAGCTATTTACCACTACACCATTGCCCTCAGGTCTGATTTGCAAAAATACAACAGAAATTTGCTCACAAACATTTGAACACAATTTCATTCCCACATAGGCCAAATCAGGCCAGGTTggaccacaaaaaaacagtCCAACAATGAAACGAAAACATGTTCAACAAACTATTCCATTCTGCTTTCCTATAATATGACTTCACGAAAATGACCTTCATTTTCAGGTTGTACCCCCGCCATGCCAGCGCTATGAACAATCTCGGCACTCTGACACACAATCCGGAGGAGGCTGAGCGCTACTACAGGAGAGCACTGGACATCAATCCACAGCATAATCGAGCACTCTTCAACTTAGGAAACCTCCTCAAGTCAGTTGTAACTGAAAGCATGCGAGTTTATGTGAATTTACCCTCCACTGAACCATCTAGCCATTTTTTATTCAACTCGTCACAGGGCACATAGAGTCAAGCAAGCGTTCACACCAGTATTCGCACgtatggacaattttgagtcttcaattaacttgACATGTATTTACTGTAATGTGTGAGGAAGAAAAGCCACAAAAGCACAAGGAGAACTCAAATCTACAGTTGCAACAATTTTGGTTACTGTGAGGCAGTTATGTTCCCCTTCCAAAAATGATGGATAACATTATTGTGGTAAATTtatttaaagctgcaatatagaacttttttccccaaaataactttacagtaagctttttatttgaccatttgtgACTGAAAtaccttctaattagtagattaacactttTGCTGTTCACActagccgcgtttccaccgcaggaactttTAACTGGGCCAGCCCCGTATCTGCATGTCTCCACTTCAGGAGTcttcccaaccgggccacatttacaggaacttacggGGACGAGTGGAGGTCCTACTCAAGGGTAGGTCCTCCGccggcccgataaactcccgatTGCACTTTCGTGCTATTTGtctaaaaattatttagtataaaaaatgtATCATATGACGATGATGCATTTTCGGCTTGAGTCTCTTCcacaaaaacaattctcttaataatcctttgccgccgtctcctctcactcaaaccatccatgcacaccaagtacataaaataaaaagcagataaAAACAGCAATCACCTAAAGTTGATCTCTTTCCTCGTTGTGATTTTCGTCGGCgcggtgcttgggtgacgtcacgggaAAAACCGTCGCACGGCCTTTACGTGTCGATAGAAACTCGTGACGTCGCGAAATAGCTcgcagtggagacacagccacaagTGGGCCGGTtgagaggacggttcctgtgaaagtccctaACCCCTTCCCATACCCGaacgtcctgcggtggaaacgcggccaatgggtactcctgcaagcctctggccaatagaatttcccgcgccctgtctgcggatgtgacgttatgtgcgtggtgtgtactgaagaacggtatgtgcagtttcatttttcgtcagtaGGTGGCAAtagcgattcgaaattgaaTATTCTAGTTCAGTAGCGTTAATGTTATTCATATGCGGATATAGTacacaaaaatgaacaaagGAGCTACTGTTAATGATTTGTATAGCCATTACAGGtgccttcatttaaaaaaaaaaaagtcaacttgtCTTTGGGATATGGTGTTCATCATCAGGGGAGggaaattatttaatattattcagTTTGCTGTTCTTTTACTCGTTACAAAAAGAACCAAATTAGTTCACTTTGAGTGTGTGGGGAATTTGCAATAATGTGAAAGTTAGCTGATGATTATGGACCTAATTGTGATGAGGATGTTCTTACCTAGGTCACAGGGCAAGGAGAACGAGGCAGAGACACTGCTGCAAGACTCCATTAACTATGGTCCACATTTCGCCGATGCTTATTCCAGTCTAGCGTCACTCTATGCTGACCAGGTAAAATTTTTCTGTGCTTCAAAAACTTTTCTTGTGTGAGTGCTGAGAAACGTATTCAAGAGTATATTATATAATAGTCAAATGTTTGGCTCTTCAAAACAGTGTAACAATACACTTTCCGAGCCACTATTccaacatacaatttttttgggggggagggggagccCGGTGGACTTTTGGTAAGTATGTCTGCCTTACAGTccagaatcagaattttcataTCCTCCCAGTGCTTCTGGGAGTTTTCTCCACGTACTCTGGcttcctctcacacacacataggtTTATTGAAGACTCTGAATTGTAACAAATGCAATGCAGCTTGACACCTGGCTAGCGATATGCGTTTGTCAGAATGTTATACTTTTTAATTCCTTTGAAGCTAGCGCTGTGCAAACTTCCAGAATTATTTAACTCTTCAGATTGAGATAAAGTAAAGATTTAGATGGATTTATTATACTACACGtctcctcttttcttttcttgctccTGTCAGTGTTTTTGTGAATAAAATGCCTTGATCCAGCCCCATGCTAAGAAGTGTGTAAATGGTCGACTATGTGAACATTCACGTTGCTCGAACACAACTGACTAGTTTCTATCTACATGTGTTGGCAGAAACGCTATACTGAAGCCCGggaaatttatttaaaaggtaTAGAGAATTGTCCTGACAGCTCAGACCTGCATAATAACTATGGAGTGTTCCTGGTGGATACTGGTAAGGTCACCTTTATTGTTATGTAcattcaaaagaagaaaaaaaactgttgattcCCACTTAGCTTTTGCCTTTTACAGGAAAGGAGGAGCTGGCAGCTGCTCACTATCAGCAGGCAATTCAACTCAAACCAGCTCACTATGTTGCCATGGTGAACCTGGGCCGCCTCCTCCGCTCTTCCAATTTGAACAAAGAGGCAGAATCCTGGTATAAAAGGTAGGATtgattatagtttttttttcttccttaactgttatcaaaaaaatatgcaacaacaaataaacaagtGCAAATAACTAAGTGCAATTTTTgccagaaattgtgtgggaatgctgaaagctgaatgcttatgaagtaaattgaaagataaattgtgtgaaaattacaaagtattgattgtagttgaaagataaatttataaaaagaacacttgaacccgggaggtgtgaatttttgaagcaagttgacatttatatggaaaagtgttatccgaaagtaccctccattcatttagatggaaaagtggaactaatgatatccaagagaaaatgaaaaaaaaaaaatcactcaatagccccacctaggcatgcagtaccctccattcatttagatgaaaaagtgaaactaatgatatccaatagaaaaaagtaaaaataaatcattcaaaAGTGGGACTTCGAAAAAAAATCGATGTCAGCCcacttgaaaatgaatggggaaaagttgatatataaagttaaattgtgtgaatactgtaagtaatgtgaaatcagacgatTAATACCtcggaaggcgtgaatttttgaaacaagttgacatttatatggaaaagtgttatccgaaagtaccctccattcatttagatggaaaagtggaactaatgatatgaaagagaaaaaaaactcaatagcgccacctaggcatgcagtaccccccattcatttagatgaaaa
Protein-coding sequences here:
- the tmtc1 gene encoding protein O-mannosyl-transferase TMTC1 gives rise to the protein MTSTGRERNTPQHPSNPVRQPAGWTASRCAALVTLCVLCYSNSIHGELVHDDVWAIINNPDVRPSSSLRNIFTNDFWGKKMSDNSSHKSYRPFCILTFKLNILVGGMTPLYFHMVNVCLHCAVTCMLMHTCERCVFEDSHLAFVASVLFAVHPVHTEAVSGIVGRADLLACLLFLLAFLSYVRSVGMNTSEDSTPSTVSAGSLLISLLLGTCAMLVKETGITVFGVCMFYDALVLCGKPLFRHLSGSGFRQLLQIWKPFIKRACVVSSYVVAIVSVRLWLMGGSMPLFSEQDNPASFAPHLLTRILTYSYLLYFNTWLLLAPVVLCYDWQVGSIPLVESLSDIRNMATVLIAVVTVALGLHCVHSLQRQKRKEVLMGLLFLVFPFIPASNLFFRVGFVVAERVLYMPSMGYCILVVHGLSRLLSLVGRFGTTVLSAFMLLLLLLFSWKTVQQNKVWLSREALFSSGIWTLPHNAKVHYNYANFLKDSSRHQEAIYHYTIALRLYPRHASAMNNLGTLTHNPEEAERYYRRALDINPQHNRALFNLGNLLKSQGKENEAETLLQDSINYGPHFADAYSSLASLYADQKRYTEAREIYLKGIENCPDSSDLHNNYGVFLVDTGKEELAAAHYQQAIQLKPAHYVAMVNLGRLLRSSNLNKEAESWYKRALQVTRKVEILAPLGALYYNTGRYNQALHVYREAVSLQPDNTDIWLALAQVLVMAGHTEEAEKMTRNILSRGNGCIECYRLLSSIYSKHGNHTQALEALNSALQQNPSDLAVRAELYFSKGNQLREINQLELAFESYKLAVELKPDQSQAWMNMGGIQHIKGDYAAARMYYQRALSLNPASKLLKENLEKLDRLERRMAG